The Medicago truncatula cultivar Jemalong A17 chromosome 4, MtrunA17r5.0-ANR, whole genome shotgun sequence genome includes a region encoding these proteins:
- the LOC11440639 gene encoding early nodulin-93: MAKRNVAANSPLERTSLAYLDQRLAMAKRCSHEGVMAGAKAAVVATIATAIPTLASVRMLPWARANLNPTAQALIISTVAGAAYFVVADKTVLATARKNSINRPSNA; the protein is encoded by the exons ATGGCCAAGAGAAATGTTGCTGCTAATTCTCCTCTTGAGAGAACCAGCTTGGCTTATCTGGACCAGAGGTTGGCCATGGCCAAGCGCTGTTCTCATG AGGGTGTGATGGCTGGAGCTAAGGCAGCTGTTGTTGCTACTATTGCTACTGCCATTCCAACT CTGGCTAGTGTTAGGATGCTACCTTGGGCAAGAGCAAACCTGAATCCCACTGCTCAAGCTCTCATAATTTCTACAG TCGCTGGAGCAGCATATTTCGTAGTAGCTGACAAGACTGTATTGGCAACTGCAAGAAAGAACTCCATCAACCGACCCTCCAATGCATGA
- the LOC11444926 gene encoding pentatricopeptide repeat-containing protein At1g08070, chloroplastic gives MLLVTSSPSPSILHFLPASDPPYKILEQHPYLNLLEKCKNINTFKQIHSLIIKTGLNNTVFVQSKLIHFCAVSPSGDLSYALSLFEENQQHHKHNVFIWNSLIRGYSLSSSPLSSLHLFSRMLYYGVQPNSHTFPFLFKSCTKAKATHEGKQLHAHALKLALHFNPHVHTSVIHMYASVGEMDFARLVFDKSSLRDAVSFTALITGYVSQGCLDDARRLFDEIPVKDVVSWNAMISGYVQSGRFEEAIVCFYEMQEANVLPNKSTMVVVLSACGHTRSGELGKWIGSWVRDNGFGSNLQLTNALIDMYCKCGETDIARELFDGIEEKDVISWNTMIGGYSYLSLYEEALALFEVMLRSNVKPNDVTFLGILHACACLGALDLGKWVHAYIDKNLRNSSNASLWTSLIDMYAKCGCIEAAERVFRSMHSRNLASWNAMLSGFAMHGHAERALALFSEMVNKGLFRPDDITFVGVLSACTQAGLVDLGHQYFRSMIQDYGISPKLQHYGCMIDLLARAEKFEEAEILMKNMEMEPDGAIWGSLLSACKAHGRVEFGEYVAERLFQLEPENAGAFVLLSNIYAGAGRWDDVARIRTRLNDKGMKKVPGCTSIEIDGDVHEFLVGDKFHPECNNIYKMLNEVDKLLEENGFVPNTSEVLYDMDEEWKEGALSQHSEKLAISFGLIKTKPGTTIRIVKNLRVCGNCHSATKLISKIFNREIIARDRNRFHHFKDGFCSCNDCW, from the coding sequence ATGTTGTTAGTAACATCTTCACCTTCACCTTCGATTCTTCACTTTCTTCCAGCTTCCGATCCACCTTACAAGATTCTCGAACAACATCCTTACCTTAATCTCCTCGAAAAATGCAAAAACATCAACACCTTCAAACAAATTCACTCTCTAATAATCAAAACCGGTCTCAACAACACCGTTTTCGTTCAAAGCAAACTCATCCATTTCTGCGCCGTTTCACCTTCCGGCGACCTCTCCTACGCTCTCTCCCTCTTCGAAGAGAATCAACAACACCACAAACACAACGTTTTCATTTGGAATTCTCTCATTCGTGGCTATTCTTTGAGTTCTTCACCATTATCTTCTTTGCACCTTTTTTCTCGAATGCTTTATTATGGTGTTCAACCGAATTCTCATACCTTTCCCTTTTTGTTTAAGTCTTGCACAAAAGCGAAGGCGACCCATGAAGGTAAACAGCTTCATGCTCATGCTTTGAAGTTGGCACTTCATTTTAATCCACATGTTCATACTTCGGTTATTCATATGTATGCTTCTGTTGGTGAAATGGACTTTGCACGGTTGGTGTTTGATAAAAGTTCTCTGAGAGACGCGGTTTCTTTTACGGCTCTTATTACTGGGTATGTTTCGCAGGGTTGTTTAGATGATGCTAGACGGCTTTTTGATGAAATTCCGGTTAAAGATGTGGTTTCGTGGAATGCCATGATTTCTGGGTATGTTCAGAGTGGTCGTTTTGAAGAAGCTATCGTGTGTTTTTATGAGATGCAGGAGGCGAATGTTTTGCCAAATAAGAGTACAATGGTGGTTGTTCTGTCTGCTTGTGGTCACACTCGGTCGGGTGAATTGGGTAAGTGGATTGGTTCTTGGGTTAGAGATAATGGGTTTGGTTCGAATCTTCAGTTGACAAATGCACTTATTGATATGTATTGTAAGTGTGGTGAAACTGATATTGCTCGTGAGTTGTTTGACGGGATAGAGGAAAAAGATGTGATTTCGTGGAATACTATGATTGGTGGTTATTCTTATTTGAGTTTGTATGAAGAAGCATTGGCATTGTTTGAGGTCATGCTTAGGTCGAATGTAAAGCCTAATGATGTTACCTTCTTGGGCATTCTTCATGCTTGTGCTTGCCTTGGTGCTCTTGACCTTGGTAAGTGGGTTCATGCTTACATAGATAAGAACTTGAGGAACAGCAGCAATGCTTCTCTTTGGACAAGTCTCATTGACATGTATGCAAAATGTGGGTGCATTGAGGCGGCGGAACGGGTATTTAGAAGTATGCATTCTAGAAATTTGGCTTCTTGGAATGCCATGTTATCTGGGTTTGCCATGCATGGACATGCGGAGAGGGCTCTTGCACTTTTCTCAGAAATGGTCAACAAGGGATTATTTCGGCCTGATGACATAACATTTGTTGGTGTATTATCTGCTTGTACACAAGCTGGTTTGGTAGATCTTGGACACCAGTACTTCAGGTCAATGATACAAGATTATGGAATTAGTCCGAAATTGCAACACTATGGTTGCATGATTGATCTCTTGGCTAGAGCTGAAAAGTTCGAAGAAGCAGAGATTCTTAtgaaaaatatggaaatggAGCCGGATGGAGCTATTTGGGGTTCTCTTCTTAGTGCTTGTAAGGCTCATGGACGCGTTGAGTTCGGTGAATATGTAGCAGAACGCCTCTTTCAATTAGAGCCAGAAAATGCAGGGGCATTTGTGCTTCTGTCAAATATATATGCAGGAGCTGGTAGATGGGACGATGTAGCAAGGATAAGAACAAGGTTAAATGACAAAGGAATGAAGAAAGTTCCCGGTTGCACCTCTATAGAGATTGATGGTGATGTTCATGAGTTCCTTGTCGGTGATAAGTTCCACCCGGAATGCaacaatatttataaaatgttgAACGAGGTAGATAAGCTTTTGGAGGAAAATGGATTTGTGCCCAATACTTCTGAGGTACTTTATGATATGGATGAAGAGTGGAAGGAAGGGGCTTTGAGTCAACACAGTGAGAAGCTGGCTATTAGTTTCGGTTTGATAAAAACAAAGCCTGGAACTACAATTCGGATCGTGAAGAATCTTCGGGTTTGTGGAAACTGTCATTCAGCTACCAAGCTTATATCTAAGATTTTCAATAGGGAAATAATTGCAAGAGATAGAAACCGTTTTCACCATTTTAAAGATGGGTTTTGCTCATGTAATGATTGCTGGTGA